The following are from one region of the Pantoea cypripedii genome:
- a CDS encoding DUF2913 family protein has product MTEKSGHLAWCALVALELARHDGQISSESQENIFLTRWLATALKQHRFPREVATDIQWLLKQGRMLGTRARLRHKIDYLWRSCTGDLTQQNDLFRLTYAIETAKQMQWVYRQLSDREWSGRNAVPINQNVNGIYLPRTSLNTAFDDEGKQITPLTARLTGNLAGLDKLLNRCGWRRELADGDKSSSVYLLLANAENFVSVCPADDS; this is encoded by the coding sequence ATGACAGAGAAATCGGGGCATCTGGCATGGTGCGCTCTGGTTGCTCTTGAGCTGGCCAGGCATGACGGACAGATAAGCTCCGAGTCTCAGGAGAATATTTTTCTGACACGCTGGCTGGCCACTGCTCTCAAACAACATCGTTTCCCACGTGAAGTGGCGACAGATATTCAATGGCTGCTGAAGCAGGGCAGGATGCTCGGCACAAGAGCCAGACTGCGGCATAAAATCGATTATCTCTGGCGCTCCTGCACCGGCGACCTGACACAGCAGAATGATTTATTCCGTCTGACCTATGCGATCGAAACAGCAAAACAAATGCAATGGGTATATCGGCAACTCAGTGACAGAGAGTGGTCCGGGCGCAACGCTGTACCGATAAACCAGAATGTAAATGGTATTTATCTGCCCCGAACATCACTAAATACCGCGTTCGATGATGAAGGAAAGCAAATTACTCCCCTTACAGCAAGACTCACTGGCAACCTGGCAGGACTGGATAAACTGTTAAACCGGTGTGGATGGCGTCGTGAACTTGCTGATGGGGACAAATCCTCATCGGTTTATCTGTTGTTGGCCAACGCTGAAAACTTCGTTTCTGTATGCCCGGCTGATGACTCTTAA
- a CDS encoding H-NS family nucleoid-associated regulatory protein, with translation MSESLKALNNIRTLRAQARELALADLEEMLEKFSVVVAERREESHAEEAAVREKEEKLAKYRELLLEEGIDPSELLGSLQGSGKPRAKRAPRPAKYKYTDENGQEKNWTGQGRTPAPIKAAIESGKSLDDFLI, from the coding sequence ATGAGTGAGTCACTTAAGGCGTTAAATAATATTCGAACACTGCGCGCGCAGGCACGGGAACTTGCACTGGCTGATCTCGAAGAGATGCTGGAAAAATTCAGCGTTGTTGTTGCAGAACGTCGTGAAGAAAGTCATGCAGAAGAAGCTGCTGTTCGCGAGAAAGAAGAGAAACTGGCTAAATATCGCGAATTGCTTCTGGAAGAAGGTATTGATCCATCCGAATTGCTGGGGTCCCTGCAAGGATCAGGCAAACCGCGTGCTAAACGTGCCCCTCGCCCGGCCAAGTATAAATATACCGATGAAAATGGCCAGGAAAAGAACTGGACTGGTCAGGGACGTACGCCAGCTCCGATTAAAGCAGCAATCGAAAGCGGTAAATCTCTGGATGATTTCCTGATTTAA
- a CDS encoding SOS response-associated peptidase family protein: MCGRFAQYRSRDDYFEAAGIRPDEILYDPEPIGRFNVAPGRQVLLLNARNEGLFLDPVFWGYGPEWWQKQPLINARGETAASSRMFKPLWSRGRAVVPEDGWYEWKKNGNKKQPYFIYRADKQPLFFAAIGRAPFNEDHGREGFVIVTADSNQGMVDIHDRRPLVLYPDAVREWLSNETRSERAEEIIHHGVLPETAFAWHPVSRAVGNIRNHGENLIARIENPEI, encoded by the coding sequence ATGTGTGGACGCTTCGCCCAGTACCGCAGCCGGGATGATTATTTTGAAGCTGCGGGTATCAGGCCTGATGAGATACTTTATGACCCTGAGCCAATCGGGCGCTTCAATGTTGCCCCCGGTAGACAGGTATTGCTGCTTAATGCCAGGAATGAAGGTCTATTCCTCGACCCTGTATTCTGGGGTTACGGTCCGGAATGGTGGCAGAAGCAGCCTCTCATCAATGCCCGCGGCGAGACAGCCGCCTCCAGTCGTATGTTTAAGCCGCTCTGGAGTCGGGGCCGCGCGGTTGTGCCCGAAGATGGCTGGTATGAGTGGAAAAAAAACGGCAACAAAAAACAACCCTACTTCATATACCGCGCTGATAAGCAGCCACTATTTTTTGCTGCTATTGGCAGGGCACCATTCAATGAAGATCATGGCCGCGAAGGATTCGTGATTGTCACGGCGGACAGTAATCAGGGCATGGTCGACATACACGATCGGCGTCCACTGGTACTTTATCCAGACGCAGTACGAGAATGGCTGAGTAATGAAACCCGTTCAGAACGTGCTGAAGAGATCATTCACCATGGTGTTCTTCCTGAAACAGCTTTTGCCTGGCATCCGGTGAGCCGGGCCGTCGGCAATATACGTAATCATGGCGAAAATCTAATAGCCAGAATTGAAAACCCGGAAATATGA